The following are encoded in a window of Chitinophagaceae bacterium genomic DNA:
- a CDS encoding DUF4331 family protein, with protein sequence MKTIKLFTIVLGSGLLAASCKKEDDSTPAPTVYYQQQDQMGRPAINTVFNVPAADKDAFNVTTPSNMGAAFQAKFQARLLALNPGYTTNALTLNASAFTGILATDVLGVSTTGVTTFFDGTNVLTGRKPDDDVIDVELLLIFGGPAGTSNPGLTKDNVNGNDKPFLASFPYLAAPF encoded by the coding sequence ATGAAAACAATAAAATTATTTACGATCGTATTGGGAAGCGGCCTGCTTGCTGCATCCTGCAAAAAAGAGGATGACAGCACCCCGGCCCCAACGGTTTATTACCAGCAACAGGACCAGATGGGAAGGCCGGCCATCAACACGGTATTCAATGTGCCGGCAGCCGACAAAGATGCATTCAACGTTACCACGCCATCCAATATGGGAGCTGCTTTCCAGGCAAAATTCCAGGCAAGGTTACTGGCATTGAACCCCGGTTATACCACCAATGCACTCACATTGAATGCTTCCGCATTCACCGGCATACTGGCAACAGATGTACTGGGTGTTTCAACAACCGGGGTCACCACTTTTTTCGATGGCACCAATGTACTGACCGGGCGGAAACCGGATGATGATGTAATTGATGTGGAGTTATTGCTGATCTTCGGCGGACCAGCAGGTACCAGCAATCCCGGGCTTACCAAAGATAATGTGAATGGAAACGACAAACCATTCCTTGCTTCATTCCCCTACTTAGCGGCCCCTTTTTGA
- the dnaG gene encoding DNA primase, whose protein sequence is MISQNSIQQILSRIDIVEIVGSFVKLKKRGANYLGLCPFHNEKTPSFTVSPSKEIYKCFGCGRSGNSISFLMEHEKYSYVEALRWLAAKYNVEIEESETSPEYKQQQQVADSLYIINNFAQKYFTGALFNSEEGQDVALSYLKERGFREEVIRKFQLGYNPEARDGFTKAALASQYSLDYLQKTGLVNVRDGNAYDNYRGRIIFPIHNQSGKVLGFGARIIRSNDKAPKYINSPENEIYVKSKILYGSYFARQAIDKADECLLVEGYTDVVSLHQAGIENVVASGGTSLTPDQLRLIKKYTNNLTIIYDGDSAGIKAALRGLDLALEESLNVKLVLIPDNEDPDSYVNKVGTGAFIDFINAGKKDFILFQLDIALKDAGNDSNKKSIVVNQVAETISKINKAEDFTKQQDYIKRCAEILKIEESGLHALVNKFIREKVNKEESRSNREQRFEQESLNGEPLHEADQDVLALFNKDEIHEQAMIRSLLEFGLKQWNGELKVAEYIFTEIDENHLEELFDNKELVRIYNTYKAWYQAGIEPTPKNFLYHDDLQMSSLVVRIMDFNYEISPNWKEHFEGHIATREELFAEEVFSTLNYLKLRKIKRLMDENQRDLERTTSAEDQLMLVQTHQHLKQMEIELTKQLGTVIFR, encoded by the coding sequence GTGATCTCTCAAAACAGCATACAGCAGATTCTCAGCCGCATCGACATTGTGGAGATCGTGGGTTCCTTTGTGAAACTTAAGAAAAGGGGCGCCAATTATTTAGGCCTCTGCCCTTTTCACAACGAAAAGACACCCTCTTTCACGGTTTCTCCGTCAAAGGAGATATACAAATGCTTTGGTTGCGGCCGCAGCGGCAACAGCATCAGTTTTTTGATGGAGCATGAGAAATACAGCTACGTGGAAGCCCTGCGCTGGCTGGCGGCAAAATACAATGTAGAGATCGAGGAGAGTGAGACCAGCCCGGAGTACAAGCAGCAGCAACAGGTAGCCGACAGCCTCTACATCATCAATAATTTTGCACAGAAGTATTTTACCGGAGCATTGTTCAACAGCGAAGAAGGACAGGATGTTGCGCTGAGCTATTTAAAGGAAAGGGGCTTCCGGGAAGAAGTGATCCGAAAATTTCAACTGGGCTATAACCCCGAAGCAAGGGATGGATTTACAAAAGCAGCGCTGGCATCGCAATACAGTCTTGACTATTTGCAAAAGACCGGGCTGGTGAATGTCCGGGATGGCAATGCATACGACAATTACCGGGGGCGCATCATCTTTCCCATTCACAACCAGAGCGGCAAAGTGCTTGGCTTTGGCGCCCGGATCATCCGGAGCAATGATAAAGCGCCCAAGTACATCAACAGTCCCGAAAATGAGATCTATGTAAAAAGCAAGATCCTGTACGGCTCTTATTTTGCCCGCCAGGCCATTGACAAAGCCGATGAATGCCTGCTGGTGGAAGGATATACCGATGTGGTGAGCCTGCACCAGGCGGGTATTGAGAACGTGGTGGCAAGCGGCGGCACTTCCCTCACTCCCGATCAACTGAGGCTGATAAAAAAATACACCAACAACCTGACGATCATATACGATGGCGACAGCGCCGGTATCAAGGCTGCCCTGCGTGGCCTTGACCTGGCATTGGAAGAAAGCCTGAATGTTAAACTGGTGCTGATACCGGACAACGAAGACCCGGACAGTTATGTGAACAAGGTGGGCACCGGCGCTTTCATTGATTTCATCAATGCCGGTAAAAAGGATTTCATCCTCTTTCAGCTGGACATCGCATTGAAAGATGCCGGCAACGACAGCAATAAAAAGTCGATCGTGGTGAACCAGGTGGCCGAGACGATCTCAAAGATCAACAAGGCAGAGGATTTTACAAAGCAGCAGGATTATATAAAGCGGTGTGCCGAGATCCTGAAGATCGAGGAAAGCGGCCTGCATGCATTGGTGAATAAATTCATCCGGGAAAAAGTGAACAAGGAAGAATCCCGCTCAAACAGGGAACAGCGTTTTGAACAGGAAAGCCTGAACGGCGAACCGCTGCATGAAGCAGACCAGGATGTACTGGCGCTGTTCAATAAAGATGAGATCCATGAACAGGCCATGATCCGGAGCCTCCTGGAGTTCGGGTTAAAGCAATGGAACGGGGAATTAAAAGTGGCTGAATATATCTTTACGGAGATCGATGAGAATCATTTGGAGGAATTATTTGATAACAAGGAACTGGTAAGGATCTACAACACCTACAAGGCATGGTACCAGGCAGGAATAGAACCCACCCCCAAAAATTTTCTTTACCACGATGACCTGCAGATGAGTTCCCTGGTGGTACGCATCATGGATTTTAATTACGAAATAAGTCCTAACTGGAAAGAACATTTCGAAGGCCATATTGCCACCCGGGAAGAACTGTTTGCGGAAGAGGTTTTCTCTACCCTTAACTATCTCAAGCTGCGTAAAATAAAACGGCTGATGGATGAGAACCAGCGTGACCTGGAGAGAACCACTTCAGCCGAGGACCAGTTGATGCTGGTACAGACACACCAGCACCTGAAGCAGATGGAAATTGAACTTACCAAACAACTGGGTACGGTTATTTTCAGATGA
- a CDS encoding DUF4331 family protein, giving the protein MKRKKLLLAAIAAATLITGGIIYAADHIDTPAVTAQPTDITDLYVFRAQDPNNLVFVANTQGLLAPGSTATAKFDENTLIEFNIDNNADNIEDLVIQCKYDAASNSMQVYGPVLPSEKGTRSRLEGSVSASAAVTAYGAAAPVIGTGITGIRVFAGPRDDPFFFDLNRYKAILAGTAPGFNNPGSDTFAGTNVLSIVVEVPKILLNAAGNINVWVETKKKI; this is encoded by the coding sequence ATGAAAAGAAAGAAACTACTGCTGGCAGCGATCGCTGCGGCAACATTGATCACCGGGGGCATCATCTATGCGGCCGACCACATAGATACGCCTGCCGTAACAGCACAACCAACAGATATCACCGATCTGTATGTTTTCCGGGCGCAGGATCCGAACAACCTGGTGTTTGTAGCCAATACACAGGGCCTGCTTGCACCGGGCAGTACCGCAACCGCCAAATTTGATGAAAACACCCTCATTGAATTCAACATCGACAACAATGCAGATAACATCGAAGACCTGGTCATCCAATGCAAATACGATGCTGCATCAAACAGTATGCAGGTTTACGGCCCTGTTTTACCATCTGAAAAAGGAACAAGAAGCAGACTGGAGGGAAGTGTAAGCGCTTCTGCTGCTGTAACAGCCTATGGCGCTGCCGCACCAGTCATCGGAACAGGTATTACCGGTATCAGGGTCTTTGCCGGCCCGAGAGATGATCCGTTCTTCTTTGACCTGAACCGCTATAAAGCGATCCTTGCCGGCACCGCACCCGGATTTAATAACCCGGGCAGCGACACATTTGCCGGCACCAACGTACTGAGCATTGTGGTGGAAGTTCCAAAAATATTATTGAACGCTGCCGGTAACATCAATGTATGGGTGGAGACCAAGAAGAAAATTTAA
- a CDS encoding EVE domain-containing protein, with the protein MAYWLVKSEPSAYSWDQLVKDKQTCWSGVRNYAARINLRAMKKGDEALFYHSNEGVEIVGIAKVVKEAYQDPTTSDDRWVAVDIKAAKTLKKPVPLAVLKADKRFAGMDLVRLGRLSVQTVKPEEWELIMKMAGEK; encoded by the coding sequence ATGGCATATTGGCTAGTAAAATCAGAACCCTCGGCCTATAGCTGGGATCAATTGGTAAAAGACAAACAAACCTGCTGGAGCGGAGTACGCAATTATGCAGCACGTATCAACCTGCGGGCAATGAAAAAAGGCGACGAGGCTTTATTTTATCACAGCAATGAAGGAGTTGAGATAGTAGGCATCGCCAAAGTGGTTAAGGAAGCTTACCAGGACCCTACCACCAGCGACGACCGCTGGGTAGCCGTGGATATAAAAGCAGCAAAGACTTTAAAAAAGCCGGTCCCTTTGGCCGTATTAAAAGCAGATAAACGGTTTGCAGGCATGGACCTGGTAAGATTGGGAAGGCTTAGTGTACAGACGGTAAAGCCGGAGGAGTGGGAGTTGATCATGAAGATGGCGGGAGAAAAGTAA
- a CDS encoding GlsB/YeaQ/YmgE family stress response membrane protein, with protein sequence METESLIITLVLGAVAGWLGGLVFKGSGLGLIGNIVVGIAGGFIGYWLLPKLGLHINTGTTWLNYIVTAGIGAVVLLALLNIIFRKNS encoded by the coding sequence ATGGAAACAGAATCACTCATCATCACCCTTGTTTTAGGAGCTGTAGCCGGCTGGCTTGGGGGATTGGTTTTCAAAGGAAGCGGCCTGGGTCTTATTGGTAATATTGTTGTAGGTATTGCCGGCGGGTTCATCGGTTATTGGCTGTTGCCGAAACTGGGGTTACACATCAACACGGGTACAACCTGGCTTAATTATATTGTAACGGCTGGTATCGGAGCTGTTGTTCTCCTGGCTTTACTGAATATTATTTTCCGGAAAAACAGCTAA
- a CDS encoding DMT family protein encodes MLRTILLLTASNIFMTVAWYGNLKNTSLPLWKAILISWSIALFEYCLMVPANRLGFINGFSGFQLKITQEIITLVVFTVFAVWYLKEPFHWKYLVSFILVLGAVYFAFKK; translated from the coding sequence ATGTTACGCACGATCCTCCTGCTTACTGCCTCCAACATTTTTATGACCGTTGCCTGGTATGGCAATCTAAAGAACACCTCCCTTCCGTTGTGGAAAGCCATTCTCATCAGTTGGAGCATTGCCCTTTTTGAATATTGCCTGATGGTGCCTGCCAACCGGCTGGGTTTTATAAACGGGTTTTCCGGCTTCCAGCTGAAGATCACGCAGGAGATCATCACGCTGGTGGTATTTACCGTATTTGCTGTATGGTACCTGAAGGAACCCTTTCACTGGAAATACCTCGTAAGCTTTATCCTGGTTCTGGGTGCCGTGTATTTTGCATTCAAAAAATAA
- the smc gene encoding chromosome segregation protein SMC, whose product MRLKSLEIKGFKSFADKTVLNFDEGITGVIGPNGCGKSNIVDSIRWVIGEHKISNLRSENLESLVFNGSKTRSASGLAEVSLTFENTKNLLPTEFSTVTITRKYYKSGESEYRLNDVACRLKDIHNLFMDTGVSNDSYAIIELGMVDDIIKDKENSRRRMLEQAAGISIYKTRKKEAKLKLDAAEQDLARIEDLLFEINNQLKSLESQAKKAEKYFEIKKEYKEVSIELAKAALEGFNITYHDLNEKQKAEVDRRIELETAIAKEEALLEQEKLELVEKEKALQQMQHAFNDMLDAVRSKENDKSLTGQRLQYLQEREAGLNEFLQKAGGQLSGLDESIQFTSKQIEEDDVQLKEFETKLAALKNTVEEKRRVFDEKRSHIDELRRDNQSIQRNQFEAEKKVAVADTSILNLQRTIGQVQEEKAQRQAQLQQLEPEKKQKEEELEQKKTSLQQLQEHHEFTKEQILQTQNRMEGLRNELANENRKLDSRRNEHDLLKSLIDSMEGYPESVKFLHNNPEWNHTAPLLSDIIYVKEEYRAAVENVLEPYLNYYVVNDLEEGLQAIHLLDEHKKGKANFFLLDKFIEFDAPHQPEGTIPAMSVIEIDGKYANLAKYLLGNVFIAESDDALRGFDSAHHSNGSILLEKTGKYVKGRYSLTGGSVGLFEGKKIGRAKNLEKLTEAIEAQETVVNALKATIQSHHNEVIAFNEQLKEHAIKQTQADIITLTNQVFSLQNKIENLHHLEETSSARITELQQQLESNHAEIASTRTMLEEYNSQLKQLTDKVQLVEQDYALAEQEYNTATTTFNDGNLHFAKQQSKIASLKQEFEFKSNQLNDLKLQIENSNSQLSEAAASINETAEKLKELETLVITMLHDKEAEEKKLNEADQAYYNLRNALAEKESELRLKHKSKEGIDTLLNEIKDKLTDLKLQLAGMKERLNVEFRVDLDEIIDEPRTTDTPLEELKEKNERQRKRLENIGEINPTAIEAYTEMKKRYDFILEQKNDLVTARESLMQTIQEVEATANQQFLDTFNQVRENFQKVFKALFTEDDTADMIMVDPENLADTAIDIVAKPKGKRPSSIGQLSGGEKTLTATALLFAIYLIKPAPFCILDEVDAPLDDANVGKFTQMIKKFSENSQFIIVTHNKMTMSAVDVIYGVTMQEAGVSKLVPVDFRSLN is encoded by the coding sequence GTGCGTTTAAAGAGTCTCGAAATCAAAGGATTTAAAAGTTTTGCCGATAAAACCGTACTCAATTTTGACGAGGGAATTACCGGGGTGATCGGCCCCAATGGCTGTGGAAAAAGCAATATTGTTGACAGTATCCGCTGGGTGATCGGGGAGCATAAAATAAGCAACCTGCGTAGCGAAAACCTGGAAAGCCTTGTATTCAACGGTTCAAAAACACGCAGCGCCAGCGGCCTCGCTGAAGTAAGCCTGACATTTGAAAATACCAAGAACCTGTTACCCACCGAGTTCAGTACCGTGACCATCACCCGCAAGTATTACAAAAGCGGGGAGAGCGAATACCGGCTGAACGATGTGGCATGCCGCCTGAAGGATATTCATAACCTGTTCATGGATACCGGTGTAAGCAACGACAGTTATGCCATTATTGAACTGGGCATGGTGGACGATATCATCAAGGATAAGGAAAACAGCCGCCGCCGGATGCTGGAACAGGCTGCCGGGATCTCCATATACAAAACACGAAAGAAAGAAGCCAAACTGAAGCTGGATGCAGCTGAGCAGGACCTTGCCCGTATTGAAGACCTGTTGTTTGAGATCAACAACCAGCTGAAAAGCCTCGAAAGCCAGGCAAAAAAAGCAGAGAAGTATTTCGAGATAAAGAAAGAATACAAGGAGGTCAGTATTGAACTGGCCAAAGCGGCACTGGAAGGTTTTAACATCACCTACCACGACCTGAATGAAAAGCAAAAGGCAGAAGTGGACAGGCGGATCGAACTGGAAACAGCCATTGCCAAAGAAGAAGCATTGCTGGAACAGGAAAAACTGGAACTGGTAGAGAAGGAAAAGGCCCTGCAGCAGATGCAGCATGCGTTCAATGATATGCTGGATGCAGTCCGCAGTAAGGAAAATGATAAGAGCTTAACCGGCCAGCGCCTGCAATATTTGCAGGAAAGAGAGGCCGGGCTGAATGAATTTCTGCAAAAAGCCGGCGGACAATTAAGCGGCCTGGATGAAAGCATACAGTTCACCAGCAAGCAGATCGAAGAAGACGATGTTCAACTGAAGGAATTTGAAACAAAACTGGCAGCGTTAAAGAACACCGTAGAAGAGAAGCGCCGGGTATTTGATGAGAAACGCAGCCACATTGATGAACTGCGCAGGGATAACCAATCCATTCAGCGCAACCAGTTTGAAGCAGAAAAGAAAGTGGCGGTAGCCGATACGTCTATCCTGAACCTGCAACGCACCATCGGCCAGGTGCAGGAAGAGAAAGCACAGCGCCAGGCGCAACTGCAGCAACTGGAGCCGGAGAAGAAACAGAAGGAAGAAGAACTGGAGCAAAAGAAAACAAGCCTGCAACAATTACAGGAACACCACGAATTCACCAAAGAGCAGATTCTGCAAACGCAGAACAGGATGGAAGGCCTGCGTAATGAGCTGGCCAATGAGAACCGCAAACTCGACAGCCGCAGGAACGAACATGACCTGCTGAAGAGCCTGATCGATTCTATGGAAGGTTACCCCGAGAGTGTGAAATTCCTGCACAATAACCCGGAATGGAACCATACGGCACCCTTGCTCAGCGATATCATTTATGTAAAGGAAGAATACAGGGCCGCAGTGGAGAATGTGCTGGAACCATACCTGAACTATTACGTGGTGAATGACCTGGAAGAAGGTTTACAGGCCATTCACCTGCTGGATGAGCACAAGAAGGGGAAGGCCAACTTCTTTTTACTGGATAAATTCATCGAGTTTGATGCCCCGCATCAGCCGGAGGGTACCATCCCTGCGATGAGTGTGATAGAGATCGATGGCAAATATGCCAACCTTGCCAAATACCTGCTGGGCAATGTTTTCATTGCCGAAAGCGATGATGCACTCCGTGGATTCGACTCCGCTCACCACAGCAACGGCTCTATATTACTTGAAAAGACGGGTAAATATGTAAAGGGCCGATATTCGCTTACCGGCGGAAGCGTTGGTTTGTTTGAAGGAAAGAAAATAGGAAGGGCGAAGAACCTGGAAAAACTTACTGAAGCGATCGAAGCACAGGAAACCGTAGTGAATGCATTGAAGGCAACCATTCAAAGTCACCACAATGAAGTGATCGCCTTTAATGAGCAACTGAAAGAGCATGCCATTAAGCAAACACAGGCAGATATCATCACGCTGACCAACCAGGTTTTCTCTTTGCAGAACAAGATAGAGAACCTGCATCACCTGGAAGAGACCAGCAGTGCACGGATTACCGAACTGCAGCAGCAACTGGAATCGAATCATGCAGAGATCGCCAGCACCCGTACCATGCTGGAGGAATACAATTCGCAGTTAAAGCAACTTACCGATAAAGTGCAGCTGGTGGAGCAGGATTATGCATTGGCAGAACAGGAATACAATACCGCCACCACCACGTTCAACGACGGCAACCTGCATTTTGCCAAACAGCAAAGTAAGATCGCTTCGCTGAAACAGGAGTTTGAATTCAAAAGTAACCAGCTCAATGATCTGAAACTACAGATCGAGAACAGCAATTCACAATTAAGTGAAGCGGCTGCCAGCATCAATGAGACAGCTGAAAAACTGAAAGAGCTGGAAACGCTGGTCATCACCATGCTGCATGATAAGGAAGCCGAGGAAAAGAAACTGAACGAGGCAGACCAGGCCTATTACAACCTGCGCAATGCACTGGCAGAAAAAGAAAGTGAGTTAAGGCTTAAGCACAAATCGAAGGAAGGCATTGATACCCTGCTGAACGAGATCAAAGACAAACTCACCGACCTGAAACTGCAGCTGGCAGGAATGAAAGAGCGGCTGAATGTTGAGTTCAGGGTTGACCTGGATGAGATCATTGACGAGCCACGTACAACCGACACGCCGCTGGAAGAACTGAAAGAAAAAAATGAAAGACAGCGCAAGCGCCTGGAAAATATCGGGGAGATCAATCCAACAGCGATTGAAGCATACACCGAAATGAAGAAGCGGTACGACTTCATCCTGGAGCAGAAGAATGACCTGGTAACTGCCCGGGAAAGCCTGATGCAGACCATACAGGAAGTGGAAGCAACGGCCAACCAGCAATTCCTTGATACCTTCAACCAGGTAAGGGAGAATTTCCAGAAAGTATTTAAAGCACTGTTTACGGAAGACGATACGGCCGACATGATCATGGTTGACCCGGAGAACCTTGCCGACACAGCCATTGATATTGTTGCCAAACCAAAAGGCAAGCGTCCTTCCTCCATCGGTCAGTTGAGCGGTGGAGAAAAAACACTGACGGCAACCGCCCTGTTGTTTGCCATATACCTGATCAAGCCGGCACCATTCTGCATCCTGGATGAGGTGGATGCCCCTTTGGATGATGCCAACGTAGGCAAGTTCACCCAGATGATCAAAAAGTTCAGCGAGAACAGCCAGTTCATCATTGTCACCCACAACAAAATGACAATGAGTGCGGTGGATGTGATCTACGGCGTTACCATGCAGGAAGCCGGGGTGAGCAAGCTGGTGCCCGTGGATTTCAGGAGCCTGAATTAA
- a CDS encoding oxidoreductase → MNQKIMLLLITGISISIANAQTVRLLNSGSKASFRGLSVATDKVVWVSGTGGTVGRSVDGGETWTLMTVKGFEKTDFRDIEAFDEKTAVIMGIAEPAYILKTTDGGTNWNVVFKDTTRGMFLDAMDFWDDKQGVVIGDPVNGRIFLAQTNDGGDNWREMKVNTFAVDSGEACFASSGTNIRKINLVANVYVTGGKASHIFIRNEKREMPIVQGSESTGANSIGVKNTHSFIVVGGDFTKKDTVYKNCVITNDGGKTWTVPDVPPHGYRSCVEYLEKESWISCGLNGVDYSKDGGRTWNWIIKDSFHAVQKAKTGKAVYFSGGGGRIGKLVQ, encoded by the coding sequence ATGAACCAAAAGATCATGTTACTCCTTATTACCGGTATCAGCATTTCAATTGCAAATGCACAAACGGTCAGGCTTCTTAATTCGGGAAGCAAAGCATCCTTCCGCGGGCTGAGTGTGGCTACCGATAAGGTGGTCTGGGTCAGTGGCACGGGCGGCACGGTTGGCCGTTCGGTTGACGGCGGTGAAACATGGACCCTGATGACTGTCAAAGGTTTTGAAAAGACCGATTTCCGCGACATTGAAGCCTTTGATGAAAAGACAGCCGTCATCATGGGCATTGCCGAACCGGCCTATATTTTAAAAACAACGGATGGCGGTACCAACTGGAACGTAGTATTTAAAGATACCACCAGGGGAATGTTCCTGGATGCAATGGATTTCTGGGACGACAAACAGGGAGTTGTTATCGGCGATCCGGTCAACGGCAGGATATTCTTAGCACAGACCAATGACGGCGGTGATAACTGGCGGGAGATGAAGGTCAATACATTTGCCGTTGATTCGGGTGAAGCCTGTTTTGCCAGCAGTGGCACCAATATCCGCAAGATAAACCTGGTAGCGAATGTATACGTTACGGGTGGAAAGGCCTCTCATATCTTTATCCGCAACGAGAAACGGGAAATGCCGATCGTGCAGGGATCAGAATCCACCGGCGCCAATTCGATCGGTGTAAAAAACACCCATAGTTTTATCGTGGTTGGCGGCGACTTCACTAAAAAAGACACTGTGTATAAAAACTGTGTGATCACCAATGATGGCGGAAAGACCTGGACCGTACCCGATGTACCCCCGCATGGTTACCGGAGCTGTGTGGAATACCTGGAAAAAGAAAGCTGGATCAGTTGCGGGTTGAACGGCGTTGATTATAGTAAGGATGGTGGCAGGACCTGGAACTGGATCATCAAAGACAGTTTTCATGCAGTACAAAAAGCAAAGACCGGCAAAGCCGTTTACTTTTCCGGTGGCGGTGGAAGGATCGGGAAACTGGTGCAATAA
- a CDS encoding DUF4382 domain-containing protein produces MKNKKPLILLSLFTAAIILLFSCQKEAVDDTGNLPAGKSQLQVMLTDDPSQIFDSIFIDIRKLEVKVEDSSGAEHWDVLTIRSGVYNILRFRNGIDTLLASGYIPNGEVKKIRLTLGNGNYVMLNGVAIPLDLHSSDAVLTIDVHGGLDRIGVRRFRIWLDMDGHGSIRIKSNGRLELKLKLSHFCRGNSGEIEGEIGPSAALPALVMAVSGNDTLTAIPEHDGEFRIRGIRSNTATVIIRPSNGYKDSVINNVPIRFGEDTELGRIVLHR; encoded by the coding sequence ATGAAAAACAAAAAACCACTCATCCTCCTTTCCCTGTTCACCGCTGCCATCATCCTCCTTTTTTCCTGCCAGAAAGAAGCCGTGGATGATACCGGCAACCTGCCTGCCGGTAAAAGCCAGTTGCAGGTGATGCTTACCGACGACCCTTCCCAGATCTTTGATTCCATCTTTATTGACATCCGGAAGCTGGAAGTGAAAGTAGAAGATTCATCGGGCGCCGAACACTGGGATGTACTGACCATCCGGTCCGGCGTATATAATATCCTGCGCTTCCGGAACGGAATCGACACGTTACTTGCATCGGGCTATATCCCCAATGGCGAAGTAAAAAAGATACGGTTAACACTGGGCAACGGCAATTATGTTATGCTCAACGGGGTTGCTATCCCGCTCGACCTGCACAGCAGTGATGCCGTACTGACCATTGATGTACATGGTGGCCTGGATCGCATTGGCGTACGGCGTTTCCGGATATGGCTTGATATGGACGGCCATGGTTCCATCCGCATCAAAAGCAACGGCAGGCTGGAACTGAAATTAAAACTCAGTCATTTCTGCCGGGGTAATTCCGGTGAGATAGAGGGGGAGATCGGTCCTTCGGCAGCATTACCCGCCCTGGTGATGGCTGTTTCCGGAAACGATACGCTTACCGCGATCCCGGAACATGATGGAGAGTTCAGGATTAGGGGTATCCGGTCAAATACAGCCACTGTAATAATACGGCCATCCAATGGCTACAAGGATTCAGTCATAAACAATGTCCCGATAAGGTTCGGAGAAGATACCGAATTGGGAAGAATTGTTTTACACAGGTAA
- a CDS encoding HupE/UreJ family protein has product MHTKSHHRPLRRFGLMILFLLVSQSLFAHDVVGELETMSRTDAALLYLKLGFTHILPLGFDHILFVLSLFLLSPRLKPVLWQATAFTVAHSITLGLAMFHVITPSSNVVEPIIALSIMYVGLENIVSPGLKKSRIGIVFLFGLVHGMGFANALGELGLPENAYLTSLVMFNAGVELGQGAVILSAFLLFGKWFGNKPCYRKAVVIPLSVLITLMAGYWTIERLFF; this is encoded by the coding sequence ATGCATACAAAGAGCCATCACCGTCCCTTAAGAAGATTTGGTCTTATGATCCTGTTCTTGCTGGTAAGCCAATCCCTTTTTGCCCATGATGTAGTGGGCGAACTGGAAACGATGAGCAGGACCGATGCGGCCCTATTGTACCTTAAACTGGGTTTCACACATATCCTGCCCCTTGGTTTTGATCATATCCTTTTTGTGCTGAGCCTGTTCTTACTCAGTCCCCGGTTAAAACCAGTGCTCTGGCAGGCGACAGCATTTACGGTTGCCCATTCCATCACTTTGGGACTGGCCATGTTCCATGTGATCACACCTTCTTCCAATGTCGTTGAGCCCATCATAGCGCTGTCTATCATGTATGTGGGACTGGAGAATATCGTTTCACCCGGTTTGAAAAAGTCAAGGATCGGTATCGTGTTTTTGTTTGGGCTGGTACATGGGATGGGCTTTGCCAATGCGCTGGGAGAACTGGGGTTACCTGAAAATGCATACCTGACATCCCTGGTCATGTTCAATGCGGGTGTAGAACTGGGACAAGGAGCCGTGATCTTATCCGCCTTCCTGTTGTTTGGCAAATGGTTTGGAAATAAACCCTGTTACCGTAAAGCCGTTGTGATCCCACTCTCTGTACTGATCACCCTAATGGCAGGATATTGGACAATTGAACGGCTGTTTTTCTGA